Proteins from a single region of Sphaerochaeta globosa str. Buddy:
- a CDS encoding nucleotidyl transferase AbiEii/AbiGii toxin family protein: MIDLQALQHYFPVTVQRRTDLAAYMVKEYLQCQILEYLGHTQYMEHLTFIGGTNLRLIKRIDRFSEDLDFDCKNLSSEEFQEMTDLVIKHLLDQGYNVEPKPQEHEGLHAYRRSLYFPQLLFSLNLSGYKNAKFLIKLEMQDQGYTYPVKRAFIQSCGFHFPVPVPPDDILCAMKISALLSRTKGRDIYDAQFLLTQTKPNYDFLSVKQGITSEAELKQAILERLKQVDLSLKQHDCEHLLFDKQKSSSILYFPEFIQSYREA; the protein is encoded by the coding sequence ATGATCGATCTACAAGCATTGCAACACTACTTTCCCGTCACGGTACAACGAAGAACAGACTTGGCTGCTTATATGGTAAAAGAATACCTGCAGTGCCAAATATTGGAATATCTAGGCCATACGCAATATATGGAGCACCTCACATTCATCGGTGGAACAAACCTCCGTTTGATCAAGCGAATCGACCGTTTCAGTGAGGATCTCGATTTTGATTGCAAGAACCTCAGTTCTGAAGAGTTTCAGGAGATGACAGACTTGGTAATCAAGCATCTTTTGGACCAAGGGTACAACGTTGAGCCAAAACCGCAGGAACATGAGGGACTGCATGCCTATCGAAGAAGCTTGTATTTCCCCCAGCTTCTCTTTTCCTTGAACCTCAGCGGTTATAAAAATGCAAAATTCCTTATAAAGCTTGAGATGCAGGACCAAGGATACACCTATCCTGTTAAGCGTGCCTTTATCCAGAGCTGTGGTTTCCATTTCCCTGTCCCTGTTCCTCCGGATGACATATTGTGTGCCATGAAAATTTCAGCTCTGCTTTCAAGAACAAAGGGAAGAGATATCTATGATGCTCAGTTTCTGCTAACACAAACAAAGCCCAACTATGACTTTCTTTCAGTAAAGCAAGGGATTACAAGCGAAGCCGAGCTCAAGCAGGCAATTCTGGAACGTCTCAAACAAGTCGACCTATCTCTGAAGCAGCATGATTGTGAACATCTGCTCTTCGACAAACAAAAGAGCAGTAGCATTCTCTATTTCCCAGAATTCATACAGTCCTACCGTGAAGCCTGA
- a CDS encoding alpha/beta hydrolase family protein translates to MDRALLLRLLGEKPARQEKTTYSLATLTQEDGYRYTEISYQACDGETVQALLLIPDGVDIETSEKHPTIIAHHQHGGRYDAGMLEPAGLCENPANTFALTLCKAGFVVLCPEQIGFGRRREKLSDGQYMNGRDNERWLFIQYYLQGRTLLGKCLFDLECAVDVLANVPFVDKERIGICGHSMGGLIAYWFGWYEKRIKAITSACGFSSLTLLQERHLNHTFTMYLPSILNYGDTPDLLDEICPKPLYLTFGAEDRIFPVDASLDICRKAQSIYTLQEASNQCITEVTEDGHVFTEEKQSRAANFFRRFL, encoded by the coding sequence ATGGATCGAGCGTTGCTGTTGCGTCTCTTGGGAGAAAAACCTGCCAGACAGGAAAAAACCACCTACAGTCTTGCGACATTGACGCAGGAGGATGGGTATCGATATACCGAGATCTCCTACCAAGCATGTGACGGTGAGACGGTGCAGGCATTGCTCTTGATCCCCGATGGTGTGGATATTGAAACGAGTGAGAAGCATCCCACCATCATCGCCCACCATCAGCACGGAGGGCGATACGATGCCGGGATGCTCGAGCCGGCAGGCTTGTGCGAAAATCCGGCCAACACCTTCGCTCTCACACTCTGCAAGGCAGGCTTTGTCGTCCTCTGCCCCGAGCAGATAGGATTTGGCCGAAGAAGAGAGAAGCTCTCTGACGGACAGTACATGAACGGCCGAGACAATGAGCGCTGGCTCTTCATTCAGTACTACCTTCAAGGCCGTACGCTACTTGGCAAGTGCCTGTTCGACCTGGAATGTGCGGTGGATGTACTCGCTAATGTACCATTTGTGGACAAGGAGCGCATCGGCATCTGTGGCCACTCAATGGGAGGCCTTATCGCCTACTGGTTCGGCTGGTATGAAAAGCGGATCAAGGCAATCACCTCGGCATGCGGCTTCTCCTCTCTTACACTTCTTCAGGAACGACACCTGAACCACACCTTCACCATGTACCTGCCCAGCATCCTGAACTACGGGGATACCCCGGACCTGCTTGATGAAATCTGTCCCAAACCGCTGTATCTCACCTTCGGAGCTGAGGACAGGATTTTCCCTGTGGACGCCTCTTTGGACATCTGCAGAAAGGCTCAAAGCATCTATACCCTTCAGGAAGCGTCCAATCAGTGCATAACAGAAGTGACTGAGGATGGACATGTCTTCACAGAGGAGAAACAATCAAGAGCGGCAAACTTTTTCAGAAGGTTTTTATAG
- a CDS encoding type IV toxin-antitoxin system AbiEi family antitoxin domain-containing protein encodes METNERASYLTFRSIFSEMGCFSLNQIRFGGVYQVGRNSISRWVKEGKLIQLRQGMYAFPDVKQDGDAPFYIANKLYTPSYISIHSALAFYGMIPEAVVQITSVGSRKTTFFENELGQFSYHTVKREAMFGYTIEQSAFHPTWGMLIAEREKAILDLLYLYPQYTSKLDMLDLRLDLDDVDIVKLDAYTVQYGVRALEKRVQTLKEAYSI; translated from the coding sequence ATGGAAACAAATGAACGTGCTTCATATCTCACATTCCGATCTATCTTCTCTGAAATGGGTTGCTTCTCCCTGAATCAAATACGCTTTGGTGGAGTATACCAAGTGGGCAGGAACTCCATTTCCCGGTGGGTTAAGGAAGGCAAGCTAATACAGCTTAGGCAAGGAATGTATGCATTTCCCGATGTAAAGCAGGATGGTGATGCCCCATTCTACATTGCAAACAAGCTCTATACACCATCATACATCAGCATCCACTCGGCACTCGCTTTCTATGGAATGATACCTGAAGCGGTAGTTCAAATTACGAGTGTCGGCAGCAGAAAAACAACCTTCTTTGAGAATGAGCTGGGACAGTTCAGCTACCATACCGTGAAAAGGGAAGCGATGTTTGGCTACACAATCGAACAAAGTGCCTTCCATCCAACTTGGGGAATGCTCATCGCTGAACGGGAAAAAGCAATCTTGGACTTGCTCTACCTGTATCCACAGTACACGAGCAAACTGGACATGCTTGACTTGCGTCTGGACCTGGATGACGTCGATATAGTAAAACTCGATGCCTATACAGTGCAGTATGGAGTAAGAGCCCTCGAAAAGCGTGTACAAACCTTGAAGGAGGCGTATTCTATATGA